The nucleotide sequence GTTGGCGACTCCGATGCCGGCGGGGCGGGCGGAGCGACGTCGGGTGCCGATGGCGATTGAATGACACCACCGCGCGAAACGACAGGCAGGGTTGCCAGGTCGATCGTCCCGAATTGGCTGGTCAGCAAGATCGAACCGCCGGTTCCCTGTTGCTGCGAAAAGCCACCGATTTGATGATTCAGCGTGTCATAGACCCAGGGTTCACCGCCAGTGCTGATGGCCAATCGTTGCGATGCAGGAAAGTAGGCGTAGCGAATGTTGTTTTGTGAACCGATGGCCGACGGCGCGCCCAGTTCGACCGGCCACCAATTCGTGGCCGGGTCGGGAACAAACAACGTATTTTGGGATCCGATGGTGCCGGCAGCCTGGGACTGTGCCGATGACCCGTTCTGGCTTTGGGACTGAAACGATCCCGAAAATGGCACCAGTTGATGGTTGGCAAGTTCGTTGGAGATGTCTTGGCAAATGCCATCGACGCGGTTTTTCAACGCATAGTTAAATAGGTCGCTGACCATGGTCATGCCACCCTGCATCCATTGGCCCGAGCCGCCGAACTCCGGATGGTTGAACTGGGCCATCGTGCCGTTGCCGT is from Crateriforma conspicua and encodes:
- a CDS encoding SHOCT domain-containing protein, which gives rise to MSQLSSAGQQLVQTLAQRYGLSTDAVTHMLIAVHNGNGTMAQFNHPEFGGSGQWMQGGMTMVSDLFNYALKNRVDGICQDISNELANHQLVPFSGSFQSQSQNGSSAQSQAAGTIGSQNTLFVPDPATNWWPVELGAPSAIGSQNNIRYAYFPASQRLAISTGGEPWVYDTLNHQIGGFSQQQGTGGSILLTSQFGTIDLATLPVVSRGGVIQSPSAPDVAPPAPPASESPTPPPIDEPTFAPVQDVASGEAPTPAGEPSNPQDIIETLDRLGALMEKGYLSEQEFADKKADLLSRL